The sequence CGCACTTCATCACGTGTTTTCGTGGCAACCTTGCGAGCTTTTTTTGTGCCCTCTTCGAGAATATCCATAATATATTTCGGGTCTTTCTCCAAATGCTCTCGTTTTTCCCGAATCGGATTTAAAATATCGTTAAGCACTCGCGCCAAACGCTTTTTGATTTCAACATCTCCCAATCCCCCCTTCTGGTACCGCGCCTTAAGTTCTGCGACTTCACTTTTTTTGTCATCAAACGCGTCAAGATATTCAAACACAACATTCCCTTCCACTTTCCCGGCATCGCTTGCGTGAATATGCCCCGGGTCCGTATACATCATCATCACCTTCTTCTCAACTTCCTCGGGAGAATCGGAAAGATAAATCCCGTTGCCGAGTGATTTGCTCATTTTTGCCTTCCCATCAACTCCCTTGAGGCGCGGAGTAGTGGAAACAAGTGGCTTGATGCGCTTGAATGTCTCTCTGTAAATGCGGTTGAACGCATCCACAATTTCATTGGTCTGCTCAAGTACGGGCAATTGATCTTCACCCACCGGCACAAGATCCGCGTGAAATGCGAGAATATCCGCCGCCTGGTTTATCGGGTACACAAGAAAACCAGCTGGAACATTTTCGC comes from bacterium and encodes:
- the trpS gene encoding tryptophan--tRNA ligase — its product is MDTKKMTILTGDRPTGRLHLGHYVGSLLARVELQGTHNQFVEIADVQALTDNFENPAKVRNNVPELAIDYLSVGIDPAKTTIFIQSQIPEITELTIYFLNLVTLARLKRNPTVKDEMKEKGYRENVPAGFLVYPINQAADILAFHADLVPVGEDQLPVLEQTNEIVDAFNRIYRETFKRIKPLVSTTPRLKGVDGKAKMSKSLGNGIYLSDSPEEVEKKVMMMYTDPGHIHASDAGKVEGNVVFEYLDAFDDKKSEVAELKARYQKGGLGDVEIKKRLARVLNDILNPIREKREHLEKDPKYIMDILEEGTKKARKVATKTRDEVRQAMQINYFG